In Haliscomenobacter hydrossis DSM 1100, the DNA window CGAGCGTGGTCAGGAATGCGTTAGAAACACTGGAATTGAAATGATGATGTGGAAAATGTAAGTGATGGGACAAAAAATCTGTGAAAATCTGTGAAAATCCGAGGTGAAATTATCTTTAACCATAGCACTTCCTCATGCCTGAGTCCATTGTTCACACCACCCTCGATCACCTCGTCATCACCGCTCCAACCCTGGAAGTGGGCATCAACTACCTCCAGGAAACCCTCGGCGCAATGCCCCAACCGGGCGGGATCCACCCGCGTATGGGCACCCACAACGCCCTCCTCAAACTAGGTGATTCCTGCTACCTGGAAGTCATCGCCATCAAACCCGATGAGCCCCAAGCGGAACGAAGCCGCTGGTTTGACCTGGACAAACTGGAAGCAGACGCCTTGCCCCGCCTGCGCACCTGGGTGGCCCGCACCAACGACATAACCAAGGCTCAAGCCCTTGCTCCGGCCTGGTTTGGGAACATTGAACCAATGAGTCGGGGTGACCTGAGCTGGTTGATCAGCATTCCAGCCGATGGCAGTTTGCCCCTGGGTGGCATTTGCCCCTCGTTGATTCAATGGCTGAATGCGCCGCATCCGGCAACAAAACTATCAGATGTGAGTTGTGCACTCCTGCGGGTGGAAGCTTATCATCCTTTGGCGGCGCAGGTCAACGAAACGCTGG includes these proteins:
- a CDS encoding VOC family protein — encoded protein: MPESIVHTTLDHLVITAPTLEVGINYLQETLGAMPQPGGIHPRMGTHNALLKLGDSCYLEVIAIKPDEPQAERSRWFDLDKLEADALPRLRTWVARTNDITKAQALAPAWFGNIEPMSRGDLSWLISIPADGSLPLGGICPSLIQWLNAPHPATKLSDVSCALLRVEAYHPLAAQVNETLERIGFEGAFSVSPLHPSEKPYLLAYIQTPSGVRKLTSQ